From the genome of Amycolatopsis sp. NBC_01488, one region includes:
- a CDS encoding histone-like nucleoid-structuring protein Lsr2, translated as MAQKVLVEMLDDIDGTLAAHTVPFSLDGVMYEIDLSDENAASLREELARYIAAGRRTGGRKVRVATGQATTSSTDRERNQQIRAWANANGYEVSERGRLSSEVIAAYEAAQAAEAEAPAPRKRSPRKKVAAVKK; from the coding sequence ATGGCCCAGAAGGTCCTCGTCGAGATGCTCGACGACATCGACGGCACCCTCGCCGCCCACACCGTCCCGTTCTCCCTCGACGGCGTCATGTACGAGATCGACCTCTCCGACGAAAACGCCGCCTCCCTGCGTGAGGAGCTCGCCCGCTACATCGCCGCCGGGCGCCGGACCGGTGGCCGCAAGGTCCGGGTCGCGACCGGCCAGGCGACGACCAGCTCCACCGATCGTGAGCGCAACCAGCAGATCCGCGCCTGGGCGAACGCGAACGGCTACGAGGTCTCCGAGCGCGGCCGCCTCTCCTCCGAGGTGATCGCCGCGTACGAAGCGGCTCAGGCGGCGGAAGCCGAGGCACCGGCTCCGCGCAAGCGTTCCCCGCGCAAGAAGGTCGCCGCCGTCAAGAAGTGA
- a CDS encoding ATP-binding protein has protein sequence MDQETLTTVVGRVAGTEDSTPLQFHVAIDPDAYLQLDDVVVTRRELPGLGEVTSFGVVTQVSARHEGASFGSDVFLISDGVLPAQVQEIAEIATTRVEPECYVPPRPGAVVQRAVGEDRAQALYFDNMTRQVAVGLGRDGEPVYLNMDFLDGTRGAHVSISGVSGVATKTSFALFLLHSIFRGGALPNAHNAKALVFSVKGEDLLFLDTPNVHLDEQLKAEYAKLGLPAEPFASVGFYAPPTPSDTTGKPYVTGRTSGVGAFWWTIAEFCAQDLLPYVFADAEDERNQYTMVIHQVANRLRLDSTPAGKDGAANVDGVLCRTYAELVDVICERVTDEETRASWAGAVTGAGTVNAFIRRLRSSQRALNGLIRGDLTDHSARKLSTENQQVTVVDIHNLVERAQRFVVGVTLAAETARKEAAGPGGLLFTMLDELNKYAPREGSSPIKEVLLDIAERGRSLGVILIGAQQTASEVERRIVSNSSVRIVGRLDAAEASRPEYGFLPTSQRVRATLATPGTMFVSQPEIPVPIAVGFPFPAWATRLSEAGKVPTTTASSKKSDPFAGLPTGSSDPFGDDPPPF, from the coding sequence GTGGACCAGGAGACGCTCACCACCGTGGTCGGCCGGGTGGCCGGGACCGAGGACTCGACGCCGCTGCAGTTCCACGTGGCCATCGATCCGGATGCCTATCTGCAGCTCGACGACGTCGTCGTGACCCGGCGGGAACTGCCCGGCCTCGGCGAAGTCACGTCCTTCGGCGTCGTGACGCAGGTGAGCGCGCGGCACGAGGGCGCCAGCTTCGGCAGCGACGTCTTCCTGATCTCCGACGGCGTCCTGCCCGCGCAGGTGCAGGAGATCGCCGAGATCGCCACCACCCGCGTCGAGCCCGAGTGCTACGTGCCGCCGCGGCCGGGTGCCGTCGTCCAGCGGGCCGTGGGGGAGGATCGCGCGCAGGCGCTGTACTTCGACAACATGACCCGCCAGGTGGCGGTCGGCCTCGGGCGCGACGGCGAACCCGTCTACCTCAACATGGACTTCCTCGACGGCACCCGCGGCGCGCACGTCAGCATCAGCGGCGTCTCCGGCGTGGCCACCAAGACGTCGTTCGCGTTGTTCCTGCTGCACTCGATCTTCCGCGGCGGCGCCCTGCCGAACGCCCACAACGCCAAGGCCCTCGTCTTCTCGGTCAAGGGCGAGGACCTGCTGTTCCTCGACACGCCGAACGTCCACCTCGACGAGCAGCTCAAGGCCGAGTACGCCAAGCTCGGCCTGCCCGCGGAGCCCTTCGCGTCCGTCGGCTTCTACGCGCCGCCGACGCCGTCGGACACGACCGGGAAGCCTTACGTCACCGGGCGGACCTCCGGGGTCGGCGCCTTCTGGTGGACCATCGCGGAGTTCTGCGCGCAGGACCTGCTGCCCTACGTCTTCGCCGACGCCGAGGACGAGCGCAACCAGTACACGATGGTCATCCACCAGGTCGCGAACCGGTTGCGCCTCGACAGCACTCCCGCGGGCAAGGACGGCGCCGCGAACGTCGACGGCGTCCTGTGCCGCACCTACGCCGAGTTGGTCGACGTGATCTGCGAGCGCGTCACCGACGAGGAAACCCGCGCGAGCTGGGCGGGCGCGGTCACCGGCGCGGGCACGGTCAACGCGTTCATCCGCCGCCTGCGCTCCAGCCAGCGCGCGCTCAACGGCCTCATCCGCGGCGACCTCACCGACCACTCGGCGCGCAAGCTGTCGACGGAGAACCAGCAGGTGACCGTCGTGGACATCCACAACCTCGTCGAGCGCGCGCAGCGGTTCGTCGTCGGTGTCACGCTCGCCGCCGAGACCGCGCGCAAGGAAGCGGCCGGCCCCGGCGGCCTCCTGTTCACCATGCTGGACGAGCTGAACAAGTACGCGCCGCGCGAAGGCAGCAGCCCCATCAAGGAGGTGCTGCTGGACATCGCCGAGCGCGGGCGGTCCCTCGGCGTCATCCTCATCGGCGCGCAGCAGACCGCGTCCGAGGTGGAACGCCGGATCGTCAGCAACAGCTCGGTGCGGATCGTCGGGCGCCTCGACGCCGCCGAAGCTTCGCGCCCCGAGTACGGCTTCCTCCCGACTAGCCAGCGGGTCCGCGCGACGCTCGCCACGCCCGGCACGATGTTCGTGAGCCAGCCGGAGATCCCGGTGCCGATCGCCGTCGGCTTCCCGTTCCCGGCCTGGGCCACGCGGCTTTCCGAGGCCGGGAAGGTGCCCACGACCACAGCGTCGTCGAAGAAGTCCGATCCCTTCGCCGGCCTGCCCACGGGAAGCAGCGACCCGTTCGGCGACGACCCGCCGCCGTTCTGA
- a CDS encoding histone-like nucleoid-structuring protein Lsr2, with translation MAQKVLVEILDDIDGSTAAQTVQFGLDGVTYEIDLSDGNASALRDELARYIAAGRRVGGRKVRVATGQSTTTSTTDRERNQQIRAWANANGYEVSERGRLSSEVIAAYEQAQVTEPEAPAAPRKRAPRKKVAAAKK, from the coding sequence GTGGCCCAGAAAGTCCTCGTCGAGATCCTGGACGACATCGACGGCAGCACCGCCGCCCAGACCGTTCAGTTCGGCCTCGACGGCGTCACCTACGAAATCGACCTTTCGGACGGCAACGCCTCCGCCCTCCGTGACGAGCTCGCCCGCTACATCGCGGCCGGCCGGCGCGTCGGCGGCCGCAAGGTCCGCGTCGCGACGGGCCAGTCGACCACGACCAGCACGACCGACCGCGAGCGCAACCAGCAGATCCGCGCCTGGGCGAACGCGAACGGCTACGAGGTCTCCGAGCGCGGCCGCCTGTCGTCCGAGGTGATCGCGGCGTACGAGCAGGCCCAGGTGACCGAGCCCGAAGCCCCGGCGGCCCCGCGCAAGCGCGCACCCCGCAAGAAGGTCGCTGCCGCCAAGAAGTGA
- a CDS encoding SMC family ATPase, with protein MRPVLLEMTGFASFRDKTEVSFEDTDYFALVGPTGAGKSTVIDALTFALYGSVARWDHEGLVAPALAPTANRATVRLVFDAGGARYHVVREVRRSGGKKPTVSVKNARLERLADPTALGGAEDDADPVAADSEVTPAVERLLGLTFKHFCTCVALPQGDFAEFLHAKAADRQKILIKLLGLEVYERIGRRAGVTAEQQKQRAAVLAEQLGSYADATEEAVEELAARMAALADLDSRVTAALPGLSAATRAHDEARQLVATLTRELGVLDALEIPDGVEDLETRRRTAGEAARTARAGLETAETADEAARAALASAPDRGELERIQAARTELAEAETALPRLEEAANAASQAKDAAGSAVAEAVSVVDAARKNRDTTARSAEDAAAEAARARQDRDRLAGLRPPADLGDLSADSARVAKRTAEADARLRAAEAADSAARKALGAQPDVAPLASARSDARTLYALCETQRNSAPERAARRKDLETARASFASADAELAAAKSALSEAERTGQALVLRAGLAVGHECPVCEQEVTTLPDTGGHAHLAEARERVERAERERAAAEAGVRKLERAVDRDSDSAVSAAAQADELRVVLADVDGPPESPVLRRPVEAGFSEQDYADLVAAVRERGEWLSATIDGRARVAEAARAADAELAAARTERAAAQNDADAVEKSFAAAREALRAARDPLVELGAPAIGGDDVPAGWQRLTAWAAATLEDRRTALAALESAAEAAGKEAVVAAEDLKTAEGNAEQRRKRAEEAALVEQAASTALATTRRRHGELAGTLAAAPAAEVVVEQLSKVAELEKAAKAADADLRTARAAAKQAAEAQARIADQVDAERQRLSRARDPLVGLGAPPIDGESLLDGWTALTDWAAGQANRHRDRLTAATTAERDTAEGLRVAERAVVEDVTALGISLDETGEVRDRVPVAVAAARARAEGDHTEMKRRVARVAGLQGDIAAAESEAQVARLLADLLRSDKFPRWLIAGALDTLVAEASASLLELSGGQFELTHDKGDFLVVDHNEADARRPVKTLSGGETFQASLSLALALSSQLGAMAADGATKLESIFLDEGFGTLDEATLDVVASTLENLSATGSRMVGVITHVPALAERVPVRFQVTRDGTGSHITREGA; from the coding sequence ATGCGGCCTGTGCTGCTGGAGATGACCGGCTTCGCGTCGTTCCGCGACAAGACCGAAGTCAGCTTCGAAGACACGGACTACTTCGCGCTCGTCGGGCCGACCGGGGCCGGCAAGAGCACGGTGATCGACGCGCTCACCTTCGCCCTCTACGGCTCGGTCGCGCGCTGGGACCACGAAGGGCTCGTCGCGCCCGCGCTCGCCCCGACGGCGAACCGCGCGACCGTGCGGCTGGTGTTCGACGCCGGCGGCGCGCGCTACCACGTCGTGCGCGAAGTGCGGCGCAGCGGCGGGAAGAAACCCACGGTCAGCGTCAAGAACGCCCGCCTGGAACGGCTCGCCGACCCCACCGCGCTCGGCGGCGCGGAGGACGACGCCGACCCGGTCGCCGCGGACTCCGAGGTCACCCCGGCCGTCGAACGGCTGCTCGGGTTGACGTTCAAGCACTTCTGCACCTGCGTCGCGCTGCCCCAGGGCGACTTCGCGGAGTTCCTGCACGCCAAGGCCGCCGACCGGCAGAAGATCCTCATCAAGCTGCTGGGCCTGGAGGTCTACGAGCGGATCGGCCGCCGCGCCGGGGTGACCGCGGAGCAGCAGAAGCAGCGGGCCGCCGTCCTCGCCGAACAGCTCGGCAGCTATGCCGACGCGACCGAGGAAGCCGTCGAAGAACTGGCCGCGCGGATGGCGGCGCTGGCGGACCTGGACTCCCGCGTCACCGCGGCACTGCCGGGACTGTCCGCCGCCACCCGCGCGCACGACGAAGCGCGGCAGCTCGTCGCGACGCTGACGCGGGAGCTGGGCGTCCTCGACGCGCTGGAAATCCCGGACGGCGTCGAAGACCTCGAAACCCGGCGCCGCACCGCGGGCGAAGCGGCCAGGACGGCACGAGCCGGGCTCGAGACGGCCGAGACGGCGGACGAAGCGGCTCGTGCCGCGCTCGCGTCCGCCCCCGACCGCGGTGAACTGGAACGGATCCAGGCCGCCCGCACGGAACTCGCGGAGGCCGAGACGGCCCTTCCGCGCCTGGAAGAGGCCGCGAATGCGGCGTCGCAGGCCAAAGACGCCGCCGGCTCCGCGGTGGCCGAAGCGGTGTCCGTCGTCGACGCCGCGCGGAAGAACAGGGACACCACGGCCCGCTCCGCCGAGGACGCCGCCGCCGAAGCCGCGCGGGCCCGGCAGGACCGCGACCGGCTCGCCGGGCTACGGCCGCCCGCGGATCTCGGGGACCTGTCGGCGGATTCGGCTCGCGTGGCGAAACGCACTGCCGAGGCCGACGCGCGCCTGCGTGCGGCCGAGGCCGCCGACTCCGCGGCGCGCAAGGCGCTGGGCGCACAGCCGGACGTCGCTCCGCTGGCGTCGGCCCGGTCCGACGCCCGCACGCTCTACGCGTTGTGCGAGACGCAACGGAACTCGGCGCCCGAGCGGGCCGCTCGCCGGAAGGACCTGGAGACCGCGCGGGCTTCCTTCGCGAGCGCCGACGCCGAGCTCGCCGCGGCGAAGTCCGCGCTGTCCGAGGCCGAACGCACCGGGCAGGCCCTGGTGCTGCGGGCCGGGCTCGCCGTCGGGCACGAGTGCCCGGTGTGCGAGCAGGAAGTCACGACGCTGCCGGACACCGGCGGGCACGCCCACCTGGCCGAGGCCCGCGAGCGCGTCGAGCGCGCCGAACGCGAGCGCGCGGCGGCCGAAGCGGGCGTGCGCAAGCTGGAACGGGCCGTCGACCGCGACTCCGACTCGGCCGTGTCCGCGGCCGCGCAGGCGGACGAACTGCGCGTGGTGCTGGCCGACGTCGACGGGCCGCCGGAGTCGCCGGTGCTGCGACGGCCGGTCGAGGCCGGTTTTTCCGAGCAGGACTACGCCGATCTCGTCGCGGCCGTGCGCGAACGCGGTGAATGGCTGTCGGCGACGATCGACGGCCGCGCACGCGTCGCCGAGGCCGCGCGCGCCGCGGACGCGGAACTCGCCGCGGCTCGCACCGAACGCGCGGCGGCGCAGAACGACGCCGACGCCGTCGAAAAGTCCTTCGCGGCAGCGCGGGAGGCGTTGCGGGCGGCCCGGGATCCCCTGGTGGAGCTGGGCGCGCCGGCGATCGGCGGCGACGACGTCCCGGCCGGCTGGCAGCGGCTGACCGCGTGGGCGGCGGCCACGCTCGAGGACCGGCGGACGGCGCTGGCCGCGCTCGAATCCGCCGCCGAGGCCGCGGGCAAGGAAGCCGTCGTCGCGGCGGAGGACCTCAAGACCGCCGAAGGGAACGCCGAACAGCGGCGGAAGCGGGCGGAAGAGGCGGCGCTGGTCGAGCAGGCGGCGAGCACCGCGCTGGCGACCACGCGGCGCCGTCACGGCGAACTGGCCGGAACGCTCGCCGCCGCGCCCGCCGCCGAAGTGGTCGTCGAGCAGCTCTCGAAGGTCGCCGAACTCGAGAAAGCCGCGAAGGCGGCCGACGCGGACCTGCGGACCGCCCGCGCGGCCGCGAAACAGGCCGCGGAAGCCCAGGCACGCATCGCGGACCAGGTCGACGCCGAACGGCAGCGGCTGTCCCGGGCCCGCGACCCGCTGGTCGGCCTCGGTGCCCCGCCGATCGACGGCGAAAGCCTCCTCGACGGCTGGACCGCGCTCACGGACTGGGCGGCCGGGCAGGCGAACCGGCACCGCGACCGGCTGACCGCCGCCACCACCGCCGAGCGCGACACCGCCGAAGGGCTGCGAGTGGCCGAACGTGCCGTCGTCGAGGACGTCACGGCGCTCGGGATCTCGCTGGACGAAACCGGCGAGGTGCGCGACCGCGTCCCGGTGGCCGTCGCCGCCGCGCGGGCGCGGGCCGAGGGCGACCACACGGAGATGAAGCGGCGCGTGGCGCGCGTGGCGGGCCTGCAGGGCGACATCGCGGCCGCGGAGTCCGAAGCGCAGGTGGCGCGGCTGCTGGCGGATCTCCTGCGGTCGGACAAGTTCCCGCGCTGGCTGATCGCCGGGGCGCTCGACACGCTCGTCGCCGAGGCGTCCGCGTCGCTGCTCGAGCTGTCCGGCGGCCAGTTCGAGCTGACCCACGACAAGGGCGACTTCCTGGTGGTGGACCACAACGAGGCCGACGCCCGCCGCCCGGTGAAGACGCTGTCCGGCGGGGAGACGTTCCAGGCGTCGCTTTCGCTGGCCCTGGCGCTGTCTTCGCAGCTCGGGGCCATGGCCGCGGACGGCGCGACCAAGCTCGAGTCGATCTTCCTCGACGAGGGCTTCGGCACCCTCGACGAGGCCACCCTCGACGTCGTGGCGTCCACATTGGAGAACCTGTCGGCCACCGGCTCCCGGATGGTCGGCGTGATCACGCACGTGCCGGCGCTCGCCGAGCGCGTGCCGGTGCGGTTCCAGGTCACCCGCGACGGCACCGGTTCGCACATCACCAGGGAGGGCGCATGA
- a CDS encoding HU family DNA-binding protein, which translates to MTNKAQLIEALSERLGDKKVASQAVDGLVDIIIRTVNKGEKVNITGFGVFEKRARAARTARNPRTGEAVRVKKTNVPAFRAGTTFKDVISGSKKLPKATPVKRATAATATRATATKAAAAAPAKATTARTTRAAAAKPATTRSTTTRTRATAAKPAAKATATKATATKAAPKTAAKATTAKATTTRAKATAKPAATKTAAAKKPAAAKAPAKRTSAAKKK; encoded by the coding sequence ATGACGAACAAGGCCCAGCTGATCGAGGCGCTGTCGGAGCGTCTGGGCGACAAGAAGGTGGCTTCGCAGGCCGTGGACGGTCTGGTGGACATCATCATCCGGACGGTCAACAAGGGCGAAAAGGTCAACATCACCGGCTTCGGGGTGTTCGAGAAGCGCGCTCGCGCCGCTCGCACCGCCCGGAACCCGCGCACCGGTGAGGCCGTGCGCGTGAAGAAGACCAACGTGCCCGCGTTCCGTGCCGGGACCACGTTCAAGGACGTCATCTCCGGCTCGAAGAAGCTCCCGAAGGCGACCCCGGTCAAGCGCGCCACCGCGGCCACCGCCACGCGGGCGACGGCCACCAAGGCCGCTGCCGCGGCTCCGGCCAAGGCCACCACGGCCCGCACCACCCGGGCGGCCGCGGCCAAGCCGGCCACGACGCGTTCGACCACCACGCGCACGCGGGCGACCGCGGCGAAGCCGGCCGCGAAGGCCACCGCGACCAAGGCGACCGCCACGAAGGCGGCCCCGAAGACCGCGGCCAAGGCGACCACCGCCAAGGCCACCACCACGCGGGCGAAGGCCACCGCCAAGCCGGCCGCGACCAAGACCGCCGCGGCGAAGAAGCCGGCCGCTGCCAAGGCCCCGGCCAAGCGCACGTCGGCTGCCAAGAAGAAGTAA
- a CDS encoding HU family DNA-binding protein, whose amino-acid sequence MTNKAQLIEALSERLGDDKKVAAQAVDGLVDIIIRTVNKGEKVNITGFGVFEKRARAARTARNPRTGEAVKVKKTNVPAFRAGTTFKDVISGSKKLPKATPVKRATAASTTTRATTTKAAAPAKATSTRATATRAAAAKPATATRTRATAAKPAAKATATKATAPKAAPQAAAKTTAAKATTAKATTAKATTTRAKAAAAKPAATKTAAAKKPAAAKAPAKRTSAAKKK is encoded by the coding sequence ATGACGAACAAGGCCCAGCTGATCGAGGCGCTGTCGGAGCGTCTGGGCGATGACAAGAAGGTGGCTGCGCAGGCCGTGGACGGTCTGGTGGACATCATCATCCGGACGGTCAACAAGGGCGAAAAGGTCAACATCACCGGCTTCGGCGTCTTCGAGAAGCGCGCCCGCGCCGCTCGCACCGCCCGCAACCCGCGCACCGGTGAGGCCGTGAAGGTCAAGAAGACCAACGTGCCCGCGTTCCGCGCCGGCACGACGTTCAAGGACGTCATCTCCGGTTCCAAGAAGCTGCCCAAGGCCACGCCGGTCAAGCGCGCCACCGCGGCGTCGACGACCACCCGCGCGACCACCACCAAGGCGGCGGCGCCGGCCAAGGCCACCAGCACGCGGGCCACCGCGACCCGCGCGGCGGCGGCCAAGCCGGCCACGGCGACCCGGACCCGCGCCACCGCGGCGAAACCGGCCGCGAAGGCCACCGCCACCAAGGCGACCGCTCCGAAGGCGGCCCCGCAGGCCGCGGCGAAGACCACCGCGGCCAAGGCCACCACGGCCAAGGCCACCACGGCCAAGGCGACCACCACGCGGGCGAAGGCCGCCGCCGCCAAGCCGGCCGCGACCAAGACCGCCGCGGCGAAGAAGCCGGCCGCTGCCAAGGCCCCGGCCAAGCGCACGTCGGCCGCCAAGAAGAAGTAA
- a CDS encoding exonuclease SbcCD subunit D translates to MKFLHTSDWHVGKTLKGRNRLDEQRAVLGEIVRIARDEVFDAILVAGDLYETSAPSAAAQELVVQALMALRDTGAEVVAIAGNHDHAATFEAYRPLLRKAGIHLTGNPRPVADGGVVSFDARSTGERVNVAVLPFLSQRYAVRAAELLAGTPADHVGEYDQRVRDILEHLKSGFSAGAVNLVMAHLTVTGGTMGGGERAAQSIFEYHVPATAFGADPHYVALGHLHRRQSLPAACPVHYSGSPFAVDFGEQDNKSVVLAVEVTPTTPAKITEIPMTKGRRLRTVHGTVAELVGRAEEFGEDYLRVYVREATRAGLREEIQEALPNALEIRIDPEFAAPVTTAGGDRAVADRSPGELFASYCEERTVADKRVQSLFARLHDEETSGV, encoded by the coding sequence GTGAAGTTCCTGCACACCTCCGACTGGCACGTCGGCAAGACGCTCAAGGGCCGCAACCGCCTGGACGAGCAGCGCGCCGTGCTCGGCGAGATCGTCCGGATCGCGCGGGACGAGGTGTTCGACGCGATCCTCGTCGCGGGCGACCTCTACGAGACGTCGGCGCCGTCGGCCGCCGCGCAGGAGCTCGTGGTCCAGGCGCTGATGGCGTTGCGCGACACCGGCGCCGAGGTCGTCGCGATCGCCGGGAACCACGACCACGCGGCGACGTTCGAGGCGTACCGGCCGCTCCTGCGCAAAGCGGGCATCCACCTCACCGGGAACCCGCGGCCGGTCGCCGACGGCGGCGTCGTGTCGTTCGACGCGCGATCGACCGGCGAGCGCGTCAACGTCGCCGTGCTGCCGTTCCTTTCCCAGCGCTACGCGGTCCGCGCCGCCGAGCTGCTCGCCGGGACGCCGGCGGACCACGTCGGCGAGTACGACCAGCGCGTGCGCGACATCCTGGAGCACCTCAAGTCCGGGTTCTCGGCCGGCGCGGTGAACCTCGTGATGGCGCACCTGACGGTGACCGGCGGGACGATGGGCGGCGGCGAGCGCGCGGCGCAGTCCATCTTCGAGTACCACGTGCCCGCGACGGCGTTCGGCGCCGACCCGCACTACGTCGCGCTCGGCCACCTGCACCGGCGGCAATCCCTGCCCGCCGCGTGCCCGGTGCACTACAGCGGTTCGCCGTTCGCGGTGGACTTCGGCGAGCAGGACAACAAGAGCGTGGTCCTGGCCGTCGAGGTCACGCCGACGACGCCCGCGAAGATCACCGAAATCCCGATGACCAAGGGCCGGCGGCTGCGGACCGTCCACGGCACGGTGGCGGAGCTCGTCGGGCGCGCCGAGGAGTTCGGCGAGGACTACCTCCGCGTCTACGTCCGCGAAGCGACCAGGGCCGGGCTGCGCGAGGAGATCCAGGAAGCCCTGCCGAACGCCCTGGAAATCCGCATCGACCCGGAGTTCGCCGCCCCGGTGACGACCGCGGGCGGCGACCGCGCGGTCGCGGACCGTTCGCCGGGGGAGCTGTTCGCGTCCTACTGCGAAGAACGGACCGTGGCCGACAAGCGCGTGCAGTCGCTCTTCGCGCGGCTGCACGACGAAGAGACGAGCGGGGTGTGA